From the Bradysia coprophila strain Holo2 chromosome X unlocalized genomic scaffold, BU_Bcop_v1 contig_12, whole genome shotgun sequence genome, the window ATAAGTGCTTGTATTATAACGTTGCGTATATCACTGATGGGACCACACCATCAATTGTAAGTAACAATTTTATACCAAAACGCAGCAAATTAATTATGTTACTGTCCCAGAGACAGGCGGCCAGACAGACAAGCTGAGTAAGTAAGACCTTGTGCCACTCATAGCTTCACTAACAATCTAgtgttgaaattaatttttctggaatttccaTCACTATCCTACGCGTCACTAAATTTAGCGTAATCCAACCACGCAACATATAAACTTGCGGTATTCTTATAGAGCCTTTAAATGCTTGGACATGTAAACCAAACCTTACCCAAAGCATACCACATTAGAGCCCCCGACTAAATgcgttgtttttattttaaatcgaCTGTCGACCAGCTGTAAATCGGCAATGTGTTGGTGTaccaatttgaatatttttgcgaacaTTTGTGTGAGTGGAACAGAATGGTAGGGTTggaaattaataataataaacaaagaaGTAACGCTGGCGAtagttttctttgtttttattgtaatgAGCACAACTTTTAGCTACGACCAATCAATTGATTGCAAATCTTGAACAGGCAAATAAGGCAATAGCCACAAATACGAAAGCACAGTGCAGATTCGATGCACAAGATATGCAAATGAAGTCTCTTTGTTATATTAGATTGAAAGTTTCCGTGGCTGACCTTAGTAGACACGATTGAACACAGGGACACACTTCTGAAGGATCCGAACGCCAGACCGTCCAATCGATCCTTGGAATACTGAATTCAATATAAATTTCGGGTtatcagttaaaaaaaaaaactttttattggtCGGAACTGCTGCTCTGTCCATTTTACAATAAACCTTGCCTTTTAAGATCTTCGTAAGTTTTCTTATTAACCACATTACCCAGTGAATCCTCAAATTCTTCTTCTGCTTCCGGTATCCAACGTTCGCCTTGTTTTTGCGTCTTCAACTTCTCCCACAAGGTAATCGCGTCTTCGATCTGTGTTACATTCGCAAAATGAGCCGTATTCGGGATGCCTAAGCAACGCATTCCATGGGCATGTCTCCATTCAGCGAAATGACGCTGAAACGCCTTCGGGCCTTTGTAAGTGAAATTGCCACAGATTTCGCAGCTGTAACTGATGTTCAACCCATGCAATTTGTACAACCAATACGGAATGGGTTTACCGTCCCAGCCGAGTGGTAAATTCTTCGGATTGTATGGAACGTCATCGTTGTCATCTTCTTCATTATCCGATTCACTTGCTTCAGCATCGCTGTCTTCCCGTTCACCTTCAGTACGAGCCTGTTTTCGCTGAACGTTCTCCTTGGTTGCACCTCTTTGCTCCGACACCAATTCGGCGAATCGATACAACTGCGCTTCAAGATACGCGATTTCTTTGTTACGAGCATTTTCACGGGCTGTGATCTTGTTCACATCACGTTTGGCCAACAATGATGGATCGATAGTTCGTTGACCTTTCGTTGAAAATAACCTCTGCGCCCGTTCTTCAAGTGTACCGCCACATTTGATGCCCAATGCAACTAGAGCTGATTTCAAACGATCCAAGCCCAACGAAGCCAATTCTTCCCAACTCGAAAATGCCGACAAATCTAAATGTGCACCGGTATTTGCTAGCGCACTTTCTTGATCTTTCGGCCAGCCAGGAAACGATCCGTTGCCCCATTGCTGCTTGAACTCTTTGTTGACTTGTTCCACTTCAGCTTCTAAATCCAACAACGGCTTGATTCGAGTAATGTAATCGCTCAAATATTCGATCAAAGCGGTCACGTACTTCTTGTACTCCATATTCTTACGTTCCTTGGGAATATCGAACACATGGTCGAATGTCATCAGGTAAGTAATGTAATCGACCTTCTCGACACCACGAATATTCAAGTATTTCTCATAGCACTCGTGCAAATCGAGATACCGTCCACAACCCTCTTCGTCCGTGAACTCGACCAGCATTGATATTTCATCGGTGTTGGAGTACACCTTTGTCATTTCTTCGAATTCCACCGACAACGGAACGCTTATCTCATTCGGATGCTTTTTGTAGAATTCCTTGATCTGCTTCAGACGTGAATAAAATTCGCTGAATTCGTTTGGACCGGACAACGCAGCGACTTCATTTTTCCGTTCACCATCTTTGTCCTCGTACAGTTCCTTCAACGCTGTTGTCGAATTCATGTGCAGTTCCAGCAAAGCTTTGAGCCGATGATCCgaataaattttgtctttcTCCGATGGCTTCTTCGTGACATACTCGTCGACCATTAATTTAACGAGACGTTCACGTTCCTCGTGATACCGGCGTTGTTGTTCCAGAAtcgtttccatattttttttcgattcagGATATTTTCcgcaaaatgaatgaaaaacgtTTACGAAAATATCAACACAACATAAATCGCGCACACATCAAAATGTGAAACGTCAAAATTACATTCTTCTTCCAACCATCGCTCTCGGAGGGGCAAGACCAATTCGGTCATATATTCAGTTCAATAGCGATATGGAGCAAAAACAGATAATATTTTTGACTGAACTTTAAAAGACAAGAATGCTAGAatcacttgtcaattcagtgttcatgctaggagcagtgctgtgatgTACATCAAACAATTGATAGAATTTGTTGAAGGCCGGAAGATCAATCAGTTTGCCGAATTAGGCCAGGTAGATGTTGCTACACCCAAACGACAGAAagttaaagtaaaaatgttcGATACGTGATAGTCTCCGCCAATGAGAGAAGAAGAACACAAAGAAGAATCCACTTCCAAATTTGCTTTAATTTTAACGTATGATAAAATAAACTACCTATAGGAATTCAGTAATTCCTTCTTTGTACTCTATTTTCAGGGGATATAACTTCATTCTGGTAAAATATCCATGAATTGTCACAGCTCCGAAGTCGGTTCACGGATAAATAGAGCTTTGGCATTAGTAATTCtatgacgaaatgtaatagaattataCGAATGTCTATTAGACATTgtctattacatttgagttTTAATTTACAAACAGCATTTCCCTATACATTGGGTTACCCAATGGGTATGAACTATGGGACAACTAGGttttcatagtacttcattctctgcgaCTTAtattcatgtgaaccaacttcacatttgtcattacagaacaaatgtcaccatatgaagttggttcacatgacaataagcgcagtgacagcagtaattttatgacagaatgtactaaaatatggaaaaactctattacatttcttcttagtttctaaacatcattctctTATAAAGCAAATTATTAATTTGGGAGAGAGACAGAGACATCCGGTGTGTTTGGCAAAGAAGCAATTAAACTAATAAAAGCAATTGGAAGCAAGATCGCTGAAGTTACTCATGAGAAAAGAGCGACGAGTTTTATGTTCCAGCGATTAGCACTCTCAATTCAGCGTGGAAATGTTGCATCAATTCCTGGTACAATTACACCTTCCAAGAACTTGGCagaatgattttatttataaataatgtaaaatactgttaaataaaaaaaaacttctttacATGACAATAATGTCAATTCataagcaacaagctttgaAAAGTGTCACTTTGATTCGTGTGTACGTTACAGGTCGTTGAAATTgtcatttacataacaaggacAAAGGCA encodes:
- the LOC119067299 gene encoding splicing factor 3A subunit 3, whose translation is METILEQQRRYHEERERLVKLMVDEYVTKKPSEKDKIYSDHRLKALLELHMNSTTALKELYEDKDGERKNEVAALSGPNEFSEFYSRLKQIKEFYKKHPNEISVPLSVEFEEMTKVYSNTDEISMLVEFTDEEGCGRYLDLHECYEKYLNIRGVEKVDYITYLMTFDHVFDIPKERKNMEYKKYVTALIEYLSDYITRIKPLLDLEAEVEQVNKEFKQQWGNGSFPGWPKDQESALANTGAHLDLSAFSSWEELASLGLDRLKSALVALGIKCGGTLEERAQRLFSTKGQRTIDPSLLAKRDVNKITARENARNKEIAYLEAQLYRFAELVSEQRGATKENVQRKQARTEGEREDSDAEASESDNEEDDNDDVPYNPKNLPLGWDGKPIPYWLYKLHGLNISYSCEICGNFTYKGPKAFQRHFAEWRHAHGMRCLGIPNTAHFANVTQIEDAITLWEKLKTQKQGERWIPEAEEEFEDSLGNVVNKKTYEDLKRQGLL